One Phoenix dactylifera cultivar Barhee BC4 chromosome 8, palm_55x_up_171113_PBpolish2nd_filt_p, whole genome shotgun sequence genomic window carries:
- the LOC103703042 gene encoding pentatricopeptide repeat-containing protein At1g05670, mitochondrial-like translates to MDPHTYNALIHGLCEVGQLEEAIGMIQEMLCRGLNPNVVTYTGVIGRLCKEGRVDEALRLFDMMIQKGAGPNEFTYCTLLNWLCKGGRLEEAIGLFCQMEERGFSNNLVAYNILICGFCKMGNMDKARKLLQEIRRKGTKPVVITYYTLMDGYCKIGNIEAAQDLLCDMERQGLRPNVVSYNTLISGFCKVGDLKHVQIWWKKWPIKEWSLML, encoded by the coding sequence atggatcctcacacTTACAATGCTCTAATTCATGGACTATGCGAGGTTGGGCAACTGGAAGAGGCCATAGGAATGATCCAAGAGATGCTCTGTCGTGGTCTCAATCCGAATGTCGTCACATACACAGGAGTCATAGGGAGACTCTGTAAAGAGGGGAGAGTAGATGAGGCATTGAGGCTTTTTGACATGATGATTCAAAAAGGGGCAGGCCCTAATGAGTTCACTTATTGTACCCTGCTAAATTGGTTATGTAAAGGAGGGCGACTTGAGGAAGCAATCGGGCTCTTTTGCCAGATGGAAGAGAGAGGATTCAGTAATAATCTTGTTGCTTATAATATTTTGATCTGTGGATTTTGCAAAATGGGTAACATGGACAAAGCAAGGAAGCTTCTCCAGGAGATTAGAAGGAAAGGAACCAAACCTGTTGTGATCACTTATTACACCTTGATGGATGGGTACTGTAAGATTGGGAACATTGAGGCTGCACAGGATTTATTATGTGATATGGAAAGGCAGGGTCTAAGACCAAATGTGGTGAGTTACAATACTTTAATATCTGGTTTTTGTAAGGTAGGTGATCTCAAGCATGTGCAAATTTGGTGGAAGAAATGGCCCATAAAGGAGTGGAGCTTGATGTTGTAA